From the genome of Lutzomyia longipalpis isolate SR_M1_2022 chromosome 2, ASM2433408v1, one region includes:
- the LOC129790102 gene encoding glucosylceramide transporter ABCA12, whose product MTCDLRGILNVAQIKALLWKNFLVRIRQPLMTIVQYVWPCLVFLSLYTVRTRFEPTQVDPCQFPTRQLPSDDQLLHSLHSYICTFENECLPVEEYQEISTFPNAPITPAVNIIQTFLNEESLFDAVIGLSEKLEFIPAIIAIATNGKFSVLEENIKVIMQRLPEFENLLGTSFDVKKLFSDNTMLSESGKIICGKAFPRADNIPLVDQVLASEDFSEEDRDEIDAMPTPFCKQLYKDVTQTNYGKITWTYLKPIIQGKILYAPVTPGNDEIIENANSTFSDAGRLKKFAKAIEHILVQVKTNDEVRDKFLKLLQLTQSPFVQSIISSANLDPAAIEGIFNGILYDNRILDTVTLITNVLDCFSVDRFVGVSSEKELEEEALKLHQKKLFWAAIYFQHKSEKEFGYKLRMTVDDTPKTSEKRSGFWFPGPEGSFELDLKYHRGFIQLQQNLELGIIKSQKMITPPKSSEDNDDDYDDFDSGLQLSGDDDDLIDDFEPNTSSGKATTAAQESTAEPTMKGDENAELTAETTTQVPTTVMGNEDGESALNRSKRDMGDIIGMMLGEEKEIFHGYQINTAQYYTKQFPYPKYTNDPFKRSIYMANALQITFFFALIVNVAFIVRDRVWMKESGNSSLMRAMGLLRTSEDITWFMVSYAELGFVLFASIFILFSGGILSSTGKIFLFFFLMSYAACIMAFCYMCSTFFASASIACVSSVILFLATFLPYALIIFFDATLSTGSRFITNLSFSTAFCNAWHYILRQEIQFNHLSFHNAFTGSIYDNELKYGFMMLIIDGLIYLVVGFILERFWDSENTFYDVPHKNLDSQTGAVMTKVSKYYDTSKLAVSSASIVFKRDQITCLLGRNGAGKSTIIKMLTGQILPSSGELYIQTNRKLKGKNIGLCSQHNVIIPQLTAKEHLSLYGAIKIGKDYHEEVRRVLNVLSLGKYERYMSSSLSGGYKRRLSIGIAFLGSPSLVILDEPCSAVDATARKNVWELVEKLKKGRAIVLATHYMDEAEHLADNIVLMNNGKVMTETSPSAVKAELTKSFNLKATLPQKDEVSRYQVIEDLKGLIQNQVPNCTYDIQGNEITIALPYYTNSSLNDHEPLLKALEKFESDGNIEKLTVTSKNLEDFFSEYNSSHNGHYSNGGPPVILDKKSNPPMEKKYKINENPKLSIMEIVRILFWKRITHFRRNYRALIGILLLPAVFELIAVSFMKLRPADDYDVALKFTPEIYEKSTEFYSLENGSNFTSNIYGRVMEHCSGSDICEIFDNSKEAFKWIIKTNDDYIEKRYGGNTFNESRAVVWYNNKGYHSMPAFLNQMNNALLKEELNDSDYSIEAINHPFKLGQDISASSVIQQVSDAAIALILLVAMSLVLAGGSVFIVSERISGEKLQQKLCGVTRKIYWSVAFSWDLIIYVGAIATAVIIFKIFALPIFVARSQLYGFAMLLFFFGFAMIPSIHVVEKFFNDASYANMTIFCLNIIVALSTLAIILMFDIIGESEESKQIRNFLNRAFLIFPQHALSDGLLELCKNYIAASFFRKFGIDSYKSPIGSDLLAPHVSVLAVIGVLAMITNYVIESGLWRTILDKVYHEKNFNNELQIISIQNTMQKDTKSTKNTSNCVVVENLTKCYKKGVLAVNNVSFEVKTGECFGLLGANGAGKSTIFGILSGQMKQTSGNVEFMDCNGISYCPQSNAVDYLLTVREVILFYGKLRVINDLNNLVATTLATYHLEQYENILVKNLSGGNRRKLSVAVTCIGNTSLVLMDEPTSDMDPVTRTLVYKSIENLINQNRSVLLTSHTISEIDNVCHRIAILKNGHLISSGTPSELKMTCGNSYAVTIFFDKVESLTIERDLKREFPNVENLTMHCHTLQFIVQVRSMNSAPTEETPWLLSELFAKLHRFCADRNISYTVSQCLLDRVFERILNSESSAYVNQGFVQSETAT is encoded by the exons atgacTTGTGATTTAAGAGGAATTCTCAATGTTGCGCAAATCAAGGCCCTcttatggaaaaattttctcgtcCGAATACGACAACCG TTGATGACTATAGTGCAATACGTGTGGCCATGTCTTGTATTTCTGTCCCTATATACAGTACGTACCCGATTTGAACCCACTCAAGTGGACCCATGCCAATTTCCCACAAGGCAACTACCGTCAGATGATCAACTCCTACATTCGCTGCATTCCTACATTTGTACctttgaaaatgaatgccTACCTGTGGAGGAATATCAGGAAATTTCAACTTTCCCAAATGCTCC AATAACACCAGCAGTCAACATCATTCAGACGTTTCTCAATGAGGAATCACTTTTTGATGCAGTGATTGGTTTATCGGAAAAGTTAGAATTCATTCCAGCAATAATAGCAATTGCGACAAATGGCAAATTTTCCGTTTTGGAAG aaaatataaaagtaatCATGCAGAGACTTCCTGAATTTGAAAACCTGCTTGGAACATCTTTCGatgtaaagaaattattctcag ATAATACAATGCTATCTGAATCCGGAAAGATTATATGTGGAAAAGCCTTTCCGCGTGCCGACAATATTCCACTTGTTGACCAAGTACTTGCATCGGAAGACTTTAGTGAGGaagatcgtgatgaaattgatGCTATGCCGA ccCCCTTTTGCAAACAACTGTACAAGGATGTAACACAGACgaattatggaaaaataacGTGGACCTACTTAAAGCCAATAATCcaaggaaaaattctctatGCACCTGTAACACCTGGAAATgatgaaatcattgaaaat GCAAATTCAACATTCAGCGATGCAGGACGTTTGAAGAAATTCGCAAAGGCAATTGAACACATCCTAGTACAGGTGAAGACAAACGATGAAGTCAGAGATAAATTCTTGAAGCTCCTCCAACTGACACAGTCGCCATTTGTTCAATCCATTATAAGTAGCGCTAATTTAGATCCAGCAGCCATTGAGGGCATTTTCAATGGAATCCTCTATGATAATCGGATTCTCGACACGGTTACGTTAATTACAAATGTCCTCGATTGCTTCTCCGTGGATAGATTTGTGGGTGTTTCGTCGGAGAAGGAACTCGAAGAGGAAGCACTGAAACTTCATCAGAAGAAACTCTTCTGGGCAGCTATTTATTTCCAGCACAAGAGTGAAAAGGAATTTGGATACAAGCTCCGAATGACCGTTGATGATACACCAAAGACCAGTGAGAAGAGAAGTGGATTCTGGTTCCCCGGTCCTGAGGGGAGTTTTGAGCTGGATCTCAAGTATCACAGGGGATTCATTCAACTTCAGCAAAATCTCGAATTGGGCATTATAAAGTCGCAGAAAATGATAACACCTCCCAAGAGTTCTGAAGACAATGACGATGATTATGATGATTTTGATTCAGGACTACAACTATCGGGAGATGATGATGATCTTATTGATGATTTTGAACCGAATACTAGCAGTGGGAAAGCAACAACGGCTGCACAAGAAAGCACAGCAGAACCAACGATGAAAGGAGATGAAAATGCGGAGCTAACTGCAGAAACAACCACACAAGTTCCAACCACAGTGATGGGCAATGAAGATGGTGAGAGTGCATTGAATCGATCTAAGCGAGACATGGGAGACATAATTGGGATGATGCTAggtgaagagaaagaaatattccatGGATACCAAATAAATACAGCGCAGTATTATACGAAACAATTCCCCTATCCAAAGTACACGAATGATCCCTTTAAGCGCAGCATCTACATGGCTAATGCTCTGCAAATTACATTCTTCTTCGCCCTCATTGTGAATGTTGCATTTATCGTGCGTGATCGTGTATGGATGAAGGAGAGTGGCAATAGTTCCTTGATGCGTGCAATGGGACTCCTTAGGACATCTGAAGACATAACGTGGTTTATGGTATCCTATGCTGAGCTAGGATTCGTCCTATTTGCATCCATTTTTATCCTCTTCAGTGGCGGAATATTGAGTTCAAcgggaaaaattttcttattcttcttccTAATGAGCTATGCTGCCTGTATTATGGCATTCTGCTACATGTGCTCAACATTCTTCGCATCAGCCAGCATTGCGTGTGTTTCTTCCGTAATCCTCTTCCTTGCAACCTTCCTCCCGTACGCTTTAATTATCTTCTTCGATGCAACACTATCAACAGGATCACGATTCATTAcgaatttatcattttcaacTGCATTCTGCAATGCATGGCACTACATACTGCGTCAGGAGATCCAATTTAATCATCTATCCTTCCACAATGCCTTCACGGGGAGCATATATGataatgaattgaaatatgGATTTATGATGTTGATTATTGATGGATTAATTTATCTTGTTGTTGGATTTATCCTCGAACGATTCTGGGATAGTGAGAATACATTCTACGATGTACCTCATAAGAATTTGGATTCACAAACAGGAGCTGTTATGACCAAAGTTTCCAAGTACTACGATACCTCAAAGTTGGCTGTCTCAAGTGCATCCATTGTCTTCAAGAGAGACCAAATAACATGCTTATTGGGAAGAAATGGAGCAGGGAAGAgcacaataattaaaatgctAACTGGACAAATTTTGCCATCATCGGGAGAGCTCTACATTCAAACCAATAGGAAACTCAAAGGGAAAAACATTGGATTATGTTCGCAGCATAATGTAATTATTCCCCAACTAACTGCTAAGGAACATTTAAGCCTCTATGGTGCTATTAAGATAGGAAAAGATTACCACGAGGAGGTTCGTCGTGTACTCAATGTTCTCTCATTGGGTAAATATGAGAGGTATATGAGTAGTTCTCTATCTGGTGGGTACAAACGCCGTCTTTCCATTGGAATTGCTTTCCTCGGTTCCCCCAGCCTTGTTATCTTGGATGAACCATGCTCAGCTGTTGATGCAACAGCTCGCAAAAATGTCTGGGAACTCGTGGAGAAGCTCAAGAAGGGTCGTGCAATTGTCCTCGCAACGCACTACATGGACGAAGCTGAGCATCTTGCAGACAATATTGTTCTCATGAATAATGGCAAAGTAATGACTGAAACATCCCCCAGTGCCGTTAAGGCAGAACTTACAAAATCATTCAACTTAAAAGCCACTTTGCCGCAAAAAGACGAAGTGAGTCGATATCAAGTTATTGAAGATTTGAAAGGTCTTATCCAAAATCAAGTCCCAAATTGCACTTATGACATCCAAGGGAATGAAATTACCATCGCATTGCCCTACTACACGAACTCAAGTTTAAATGA tCATGAGCCACTTCTCAAGGCACTGGAGAAATTTGAGAGTGATggtaatattgaaaaattaaccgtcaccagtaaaaatttggaagATTTCTTCAGTGAATACAATTCCTCGCACAATGGGCACTACAGCAATGGAGGTCCACCTGtgattttggataaaaaatccAACCCACCAATGGagaagaaatacaaaattaatgaaaatccaAAGCTAAGTATAATGGAAATTGTGAGAATTCTATTTTGGAAAAGGATCACCCACTTTAGGCGCAACTACCGTGCACTTATTGGGATTTTGCTGTTGCCAGctgtttttgaattaattgccGTGAGCTTTATGAAACTAAGGCCAGCCGATGATTATGACGTTGCTCTCAAATTCACACCggaaatttatgagaaaagcACAGAATTCTATTCACTGGAAAATGGTAGCAATTTTACATCGAATATTTATGGAAGAGTAATGGAACATTGCAGTGGGAGTGATATTTGTGAGATATTTGACAATTCCAAGGAAGCTTTCAAGTGGATCATTAAAACAAATGATGACTACATCGAGAAGAGATATGGTGGAAATACATTCAATGAATCCAGAGCTGTTGTTTGGTACAACAACAAAGGGTACCACTCAATGCCAGCTTTCTTAAATCAAATGAATAATGCTCTCCTAAAGGAAGAACTCAACGATTCGGATTATTCCATAGAGGCCATAAATCATCCCTTTAAACTAGGTCAAGACATCAGTGCAAGTTCTGT caTTCAGCAAGTGTCCGATGCAGCGATTGCATTGATCTTACTTGTAGCGATGAGCTTAGTTCTGGCCGGTGGATCTGTGTTCATTGTGAGTGAACGTATAAGTGGGGAAAAGCTCCAGCAGAAACTTTGTGGTGTgacaaggaaaatttattggtcGGTAGCTTTTAGCTGGGACTTAATTATCTACGTGGGAGCGATAGCAACGGCtgtgataatttttaaaatatttgctttGCCTATATTTGTGGCACGTTCCCAACTTTATGGTTTTGCCATGCTACTATTCTTCTTTGGTTTCGCCATGATACCATCAATTCATGTTGTGGAGAAATTCTTCAACGATGCAAGCTATGCTAATATGACAATTTTCTGCCTCAACATAATAGTTGCTCTATCAACTCTGGCAATTATTCTCATGTTTGACATCATTGGTGAATCAGAGGAAAGTAAACAGATACGAAATTTCCTCAATCGTGCATTCCTCATATTCCCGCAGCATGCACTTAGTGATGGTTTACTTGAGCTCTGCAAGAACTACATAGCAGCATCATTCTTCCGCAAATTCGGCATTGATTCGTACAAAAGCCCAATTGGATCGGATCTCCTTGCACCTCATGTATCAGTTCTTGCTGTGATTGGTGTACTAGCAATGATAACTAACTACGTTATCGAGAGTGGACTGTGGCGAACTATCCTCGACAAGGTGTACCACgagaagaatttcaataatGAACTCCAAATCATATCAATTCAGAATACAATGCAAAAAGATACCAAATCAACTAAGAATACCAGTAATTGCGTTGTGGTGGAGAATCTTACAAAATGCTACAAGAAGGGTGTTCTTGCTGTTAATAATGTTTCATTTGAAGTTAAAACTGGTGAATGCTTCGGGCTCTTGGGGGCAAATGGTGCAGGAAAATCCACAATTTTCGGCATCCTCTCCGGGCAAATGAAGCAAACGTCGGGTAATGTGGAATTTATGGACTGCAATGGAATCTCATATTGTCCCCAAAGTAATGCTGTTGACTACCTTTTAACTGTACGAGAAGTGATATTATTTTACGGGAAATTACGTGTAATTAATGACTTGAATAACTTGGTGGCAACAACCCTTGCAACATATCATTTGGAAcaatatgaaaatattctcgTTAAGAATCTCAGTGGAGGAAATAGAAGGAAATTGAGTGTGGCTGTTACTTGCATAGGCAACACTAGTCTTGTGT TGATGGATGAGCCAACTAGCGACATGGATCCCGTGACACGTACCCTGGTCTATAAATCCATCGAAAATCTTATCAATCAGAATCGGTCTGTACTCCTAACATCACACACAATATCAGAGATCGACAATGTGTGCCATCGTATTGCGATATTGAAAAATGGCCATCTTATTTCATCGGGAACTCCCAGTGAGCTCAAGATGACATGTGGCAATAGCTATGCggttacaattttctttgacaaaGTGGAAAGTCTCACAATTGAGAGGGATCTCAAGCGTGAATTTCCGAATGTTGAAAATCTCACGATGCATTGCCACACATTACAATTTATTGTTCAAGTTAGATCAATGAATAGTGCCCCAACTGAGGAAACACCATGGCTCCTCAGTGAACTTTTTGCAAAGCTCCATCGGTTTTGTGCTGACCGAAATATATCTTATACAGTATCGCAGTGTCTTCTAGATAGG GTATTCGAGAGGATCTTGAATAGTGAATCATCAGCTTATGTTAATCAGGGGTTTGTTCAGAGTGAAACAGCAACGTAA
- the LOC129790105 gene encoding uncharacterized protein LOC129790105: MEQQLSALRVERGVLKRTITYIEKKVVDQPDLPASSATTLLANVQFTLDKFIKVQAHIETLASGQAETLIREQNEGDAFSGRCTELQLTLSEIAEKVKPNVQQGADHWSQALSSQTDLMRKMLELQSSSNSNGNGTRTKLPQLKLPAFDGKYTDWPQFRDAFQSAIHNNRDLMPNEKMQYLKMSLSGSAAEDISHIPISDDTYATTWERLTSRYEKKVHLVNSYIQQFMAQTQQKVDSASDLRSANLKYRQIIDGLRALGPECLSIDMWLIYMMKSNMNEKFRTKWEEGKSSDQLSTLDEFFEFMTKMTDVMERANQGTTGTTASTPKEQKPNSKPSKPGFKSHHTNSAQCPECNSTHLLHLCDKFKALALNEKRDRMSQFHLCFNCLRPNHSAKSCPSKSSCQKCGKRHHTLLHPPSTDPAPNGAAQPVQPKPAQQVPASQPSLPQASPQTPAPQALPAVQSTPISGITMHHSSIHKSLLPTALVNVKDVHGNYQVCRVLIDGGGECTMLSEECAQRLALPRSKAHIAVYGAGEVLVGHSKGLVHLEISSRYDPQNKINADAYVMNKVTSNLPSTNLSGSQWRHLQQLQLADPNYKVPGKIDIIIGVEYASYINLPQILKGDAGEPVAQLTIFGWTVSGCVQGTPTRLTSLHTHASECDLNETLQKFWESEEGCLVDKKALLTAEEALCEEHFAQTHTRDDTGRYIVEMLFKKDHAPLGNSSATALGRFKSLERRFEKDSTLRDQYIAFMDEYIEMNHMELVTDPKVLQDHESYYLPHQAVLRPSSETTKLRVVFNASEPTRPNNPSFNGILVTGPTIQDDLLVLLLRFRTYKIAFSADVEKMYRQILIAKKFRDFLQIFWRRDPRQPIRTYHLNTVTYGTSCAPYLAVRVLHQIAMDYKEQFPEACQAIISSFYMDDLLCGADSIEEAIKLQKDIQHVLSLGQFNLRKWASNSSEVLQEIPPEMRAITPEEVQLHSKSISALGLNWAPGEDYFSLLLEALPSVSTKRDLCAAAAKIFDPLGFIAPVSVKLKMMFQALWLTGSAWDDELPPEVAAAYKRIQDEFHLLPQLRIPRRIPSVMKSLVLHGFADASKRAFGAVVYAKGIDGVGNSVIEIVMAKSRVAPLKPITIPRLELKAARLLAELIAKIKSSCPHKEVQIHAWSDSTTVLQWLQEPPRSWDQFVARRVHEIQEVVPPIHWRYVPTSQNPADCVSRGILPSELVNHPLWWHGPPWLSEEEDKWPANKVIGKTDEERASRAIVLTTQVDETHLLHQLIQNTSGYLRIVRLVAYLMRFYRNIRAQLAKEEVCKGFLSVQEQHDATVCILKYIQQISFPDEYKCCVKGQEVSRTSKLRTLVPFLDKDGLMRAQGRLENSEFDYGTRHPIILPSNHKFVRDLVVFTHETNLHAGHAILANTLKAKYWIIGLRSLTKNVTRLCVRCTKARPRTETPFMGDLPKSRVEENLPFVRTGCDFAGPIKIRASKLRKAPIQKAYICVFICMSTKMMHLEAVSDLSTDAFLAALNRFGGRRGYCKTIYCDNGSNFIGASGTTRQERLGGIRTHQHKVTAKMSARGTEFKFIPAYSPTFGGLWERGVANVKTLLRRVIGESLLTFEELSTVLVQIEAILNSRPLCAKTSDINDLEALTPGHFYLFRAPNLPPEPNLLETNPNRLSRWLYCQRMVQHFWQRWHQEYLTSLQNRPKWNQKTRDLCVGDLVLIRDKELKPTFWKMGRVMRVDPGKDGTVRVVLVKTQDGEEKRAANTLAWLPLPTDHVDPVVEPQDGSRGAVCGNSL; this comes from the coding sequence ATGGAGCAACAGCTTTCGGCGCTTCGTGTTGAGAGAGGAGTCCTGAAGAGGACAATCACATACATTGAGAAAAAGGTCGTGGATCAACCTGACCTTCCTGCTTCGTCTGCCACCACACTGCTTGCTAACGTTCAATTTACATTGGACAAATTCATCAAGGTGCAGGCGCATATTGAAACTCTCGCTAGTGGACAAGCAGAGACTCTCATCCGGGAACAAAATGAGGGTGATGCTTTCTCGGGCAGATGTACGGAGCTGCAACTGACCCTCTCGGAAATTGCTGAAAAAGTCAAACCCAATGTTCAACAGGGCGCTGATCATTGGTCACAAGCTTTGTCCAGTCAAACGGACCTTATGCGAAAAATGCTGGAGTTGCAAAGCAGCTCAAATTCCAATGGCAATGGAACACGCACTAAGCTACCGCAGCTCAAACTTCCCGCTTTCGATGGCAAGTACACTGACTGGCCACAATTCCGCGACGCTTTCCAAAGTGCCATACACAACAATCGGGATCTCATGCCAAATGAGAAAATGCAGTATCTCAAAATGTCCTTGTCTGGCAGTGCTGCGGAGGACATCAGTCACATACCGATCTCTGACGATACGTATGCGACCACCTGGGAGAGACTCACATCACGGTATGAGAAAAAGGTTCACCTCGTGAATTCTTACATCCAACAATTCATGGCACAAACACAGCAAAAAGTGGATTCAGCGTCCGATCTTCGCTCTGCTAACCTCAAATACAGGCAAATTATCGACGGTCTCAGGGCACTGGGGCCCGAATGTTTGTCAATCGATATGTGGCTCATCTACATGATGAAATCGAACATGAACGAGAAATTTAGGACAAAGTGGGAGGAAGGAAAGAGCTCGGATCAGCTCTCAACACTCGATGAGTTCTTTGAGTTCATGACAAAGATGACGGATGTCATGGAACGTGCTAATCAAGGAACTACGGGGACAACTGCTTCGACACCCAAGGAGCAGAAACCCAACAGCAAGCCATCCAAACCTGGATTCAAATCTCATCATACAAACTCTGCTCAATGTCCGGAGTGCAACAGCACTCATTTGTTGCATCTTTGTGACAAATTCAAGGCTCTCGCGCTTAATGAAAAGCGTGATCGGATGTCGCAATTCCATCTTTGTTTCAATTGCTTGAGGCCGAATCACTCGGCAAAGAGTTGCCCATCCAAATCCAGCTGCCAAAAATGTGGTAAACGTCACCACACCTTGTTGCATCCGCCATCCACGGATCCTGCTCCAAATGGCGCCGCACAACCTGTGCAACCGAAGCCTGCGCAACAAGTTCCTGCTTCGCAACCTTCGCTGCCTCAAGCCTCACCACAAACCCCTGCGCCTCAGGCACTTCCTGCAGTGCAATCTACTCCAATCTCGGGAATTACAATGCACCATTCTTCCATCCACAAATCTCTGCTACCGACTGCTCTCGTGAATGTGAAGGATGTCCACGGAAACTACCAAGTTTGCCGTGTGCTTATTGATGGCGGAGGAGAGTGTACAATGCTGTCTGAGGAATGCGCCCAGAGGTTGGCCTTGCCAAGGTCAAAGGCGCACATTGCTGTCTACGGAGCTGGTGAGGTTCTTGTGGGTCACAGCAAAGGACTTGTACATTTGGAAATCTCGTCGAGATACGATCCACAGAACAAAATCAACGCTGATGCTTACGTCATGAACAAAGTGACGTCCAATTTGCCGTCTACGAATCTCTCTGGGTCACAATGGAGACATCTCCAACAGCTACAGCTCGCTGATCCCAATTACAAAGTGCCTGGCAAAATTGACATCATCATTGGGGTGGAATACGCGAGCTACATCAATCTGCCTCAAATTCTAAAGGGTGACGCTGGAGAGCCCGTAGCGCAACTTACCATTTTTGGCTGGACTGTGAGTGGATGTGTCCAGGGCACACCCACCCGACTCACATCGCTGCACACTCATGCCTCGGAGTGTGATCTGAATGAAACGCTACAGAAATTCTGGGAATCTGAGGAGGGTTGTCTGGTGGACAAGAAAGCTCTTCTCACTGCTGAAGAAGCTTTGTGTGAAGAACACTTCGCGCAAACACACACTAGGGACGACACAGGTCGTTATATCGTCGAGATGCTCTTCAAAAAGGACCATGCTCCGTTGGGTAACTCGAGCGCAACTGCTTTGGGTCGTTTCAAATCGCTGGAGCGACGATTCGAAAAGGATTCAACTCTCCGTGATCAATACATTGCCTTCATGGATGAGTACATTGAGATGAATCACATGGAGCTTGTCACTGATCCGAAGGTTCTTCAGGATCATGAGTCCTACTACTTGCCACATCAAGCTGTTCTCCGACCTTCCAGTGAGACCACCAAGCTTCGTGTCGTCTTCAACGCCTCTGAACCTACACGTCCGAACAACCCCAGCTTCAATGGCATACTGGTTACAGGTCCTACCATTCAAGATGACCTTTTGGTATTGCTTCTGCGCTTTCGGACGTacaaaattgctttttctGCCGATGTGGAAAAGATGTACAGGCAGATTCTGATCGCAAAGAAATTCAGAGACTTCCTACAGATCTTCTGGAGACGCGACCCGCGCCAGCCAATTCGAACTTATCATCTCAATACAGTGACATATGGGACCTCATGTGCCCCATACCTTGCCGTGAGAGTGCTTCATCAAATCGCCATGGATTACAAGGAACAATTTCCAGAAGCATGTCAAGCCATTATCTCATCTTTTTACATGGACGATCTTCTTTGTGGAGCGGATTCCATTGAAGAAGCCATAAAGCTGCAAAAGGACATTCAACATGTTCTCTCCCTAGGACAATTTAACCTCAGAAAATGGGCCTCAAATTCAAGTGAAGTTCTTCAGGAAATCCCACCGGAAATGAGAGCTATCACACCGGAAGAGGTTCAACTGCACTCAAAGTCCATCTCTGCTCTTGGTCTCAATTGGGCACCAGGTGAAGACTATTTCTCGCTGCTTCTAGAAGCTCTTCCCTCGGTTTCCACAAAACGCGACTTGTGTGCAGCTGCTGCAAAAATCTTTGACCCGCTTGGTTTTATTGCTCCTGTCTCTGTGAAGCTCAAGATGATGTTCCAAGCCCTTTGGCTGACCGGCTCCGCTTGGGATGACGAACTACCACCAGAAGTTGCTGCTGCCTACAAACGAATTCAGGATGAATTTCATTTGCTACCTCAACTTCGCATCCCTCGGCGAATCCCATCTGTGATGAAGAGCCTGGTTCTTCATGGATTTGCCGATGCTTCCAAGCGAGCTTTCGGAGCTGTGGTGTATGCTAAAGGCATCGATGGAGTTGGAAACTCTGTCATTGAAATTGTGATGGCTAAATCTCGAGTAGCTCCACTTAAGCCAATCACCATCCCCCGCTTGGAGCTCAAAGCTGCTCGTTTGCTCGCTGAACTGATCGCCAAAATCAAAAGCTCGTGTCCCCATAAGGAGGTACAAATTCATGCGTGGTCAGATTCAACAACGGTTCTTCAGTGGCTTCAAGAACCACCTCGCTCATGGGATCAATTCGTGGCTCGTCGTGTACACGAGATTCAAGAAGTGGTTCCCCCTATTCACTGGCGCTACGTTCCAACTTCACAAAACCCAGCTGACTGCGTGTCTAGAGGAATTCTTCCAAGTGAGCTTGTGAACCATCCCCTGTGGTGGCACGGACCTCCGTGGCTCAGCGAAGAGGAAGACAAATGGCCAGCAAACAAAGTGATTGGAAAAACTGACGAAGAGCGCGCATCCCGTGCTATCGTGCTCACAACTCAGGTGGATGAGACTCATCTCCTTCACCAATTGATTCAAAATACTTCCGGGTATCTCAGAATTGTTCGCTTGGTGGCTTACCTGATGCGATTCTACAGGAACATCAGGGCTCAACTAGCCAAAGAGGAAGTTTGCAAGGGCTTTCTCTCAGTACAAGAACAACATGATGCTACAGTGTGTATTCTCAAATACATTCAACAAATCTCGTTTCCGGACGAGTACAAGTGCTGTGTCAAAGGACAAGAGGTTTCTCGTACGAGCAAATTGCGAACTCTTGTTCCTTTTCTGGACAAAGATGGACTGATGAGGGCTCAGGGACGACTGGAGAATTCTGAGTTTGACTACGGGACGCGGCACCCAATCATCCTTCCATCCAACCACAAATTCGTCAGGGATCTTGTGGTTTTTACCCACGAGACAAATCTTCATGCTGGTCACGCGATTTTGGCAAACACGCTCAAGGCCAAGTACTGGATTATTGGCCTCCGCTCTCTCACAAAGAACGTCACCAGGCTATGTGTGAGGTGTACCAAAGCCAGACCCCGGACTGAAACACCATTCATGGGGGATCTTCCGAAATCGCGCGTTGAGGAAAACCTGCCATTTGTGAGGACAGGTTGCGACTTTGCGGGCCCAATCAAGATTCGAGCTTCGAAATTGAGGAAGGCGCCGATTCAGAAGGCTTACATCTGTGTGTTTATCTGTATGAGCACCAAAATGATGCACTTGGAAGCTGTCAGCGATCTCAGCACTGATGCATTTCTGGCAGCCTTGAATCGTTTTGGAGGACGCCGAGGCTATTGCAAAACGATTTACTGTGACAACGGCTCTAATTTCATTGGAGCTTCCGGAACCACACGACAGGAAAGACTTGGTGGCATCCGGACTCATCAACATAAAGTGACTGCGAAGATGTCTGCGAGAGGGACTGAGTTCAAGTTCATTCCGGCCTACTCCCCTACATTCGGAGGCCTTTGGGAAAGAGGAGTAGCGAACGTGAAAACGCTCCTACGACGGGTTATTGGTGAAAGTCTACTCACGTTCGAGGAATTGTCAACTGTGCTAGTGCAAATTGAAGCCATCTTGAACTCTCGTCCGCTCTGTGCCAAAACATCAGACATCAACGACTTGGAGGCCCTCACTCCAGGTCATTTCTATCTCTTTCGGGCTCCAAATCTGCCACCAGAGCCCAATCTCCTGGAAACAAACCCAAATCGACTCAGCCGATGGTTGTATTGTCAACGGATGGTGCAACACTTTTGGCAACGCTGGCACCAGGAATATCTGACGTCCCTCCAGAATCGACCGAAATGGAATCAGAAAACACGCGACCTCTGCGTTGGGGATCTTGTTCTCATCCGAGACAAGGAGTTGAAGCCCACCTTCTGGAAAATGGGACGTGTGATGCGAGTAGATCCTGGAAAAGACGGGACTGTGCGAGTCGTCCTAGTGAAGACGCAGGACGGCGAGGAGAAACGTGCTGCCAACACCCTTGCTTGGCTACCCCTACCTACTGATCATGTGGACCCAGTTGTTGAGCCTCAGGATGGCTCAAGGGGGGCAGTATGTGGGAATTCGTTATAA